In a genomic window of Salegentibacter salegens:
- a CDS encoding glycoside hydrolase family 3 N-terminal domain-containing protein, whose product MRNITSRLLIFTIAFFGLTLQAQENAKKSPEFLQYTNSKWVDSIMKELTPKERIAQLIMVAAYSNRGNAHKEEILKLINEQKIGGLIFFQGDPETQLKLMNDYQLASEVPLLGAIDAEWGLGMRLDNTISYPYQMALGAIRDDSLVYDLGQEVARQIKRTGLHLNFAPVVDVNNNPNNPVINYRSFGENKENVSAKGIAYMRGMQDANLLTTAKHFPGHGDTDTDSHYALPQINHPFERLDSLEMYPFKKLIDAGIGGVMVAHLNIPALDSTGVPSTLSKSIITGILKDSLGFKGLIVTDAMNMKGVTKGNEPGIVDKDAILAGNDLLEFTEDVPKAIDEVSKAIKQGLISQKQLDERVRKILAVKQWVGLNEFKTQSPKNILKEINTAEAKFLNRKLVEASLTVLKNENSILPIRKLDTLKIASISFGASKQTEFQKTLNLYTEVKNFQLKADAKASEIEKIREKLSEYNLVIGGIHDDSRFPRNTMKFSKPVKDFIAELSEENNTVFSYFKNPYSINKLDKIENAAGLILTYQDSKTTQDLVAQLIFGGVGANGRLPVSIGEKFKSGDGMDVKGKIRFKYTLPEDAGMNSEKLFGGVDSLMQEAIKKKATPGGQILVAKDGKIVLHKAYGYHEYSDTIKVKKTDLYDLASVTKISSALPALMKLQDEGKFDLDSGIDDYLPYFKNSNKAGVPFRQILTHQARFKPWIPYWKNTLRKNGSYKWFTFKKDSSRRFPVKVSEDLWLHRNYQKKMFKAIKKSELEEEAKYKYSGLAFYLLPSIVEEITGTDFRQYINENFYDKLGATTLGYKPMERFEKSRIVPTEHDYLFRRKAIHGMVHDEGAIMMGGVSANAGLFSTANDLAKLMQMYLNMGEYAGERYIEKETLEEWSKAQFPENDNHRGIGFDKPYLKYKGESSNTAKDASKLSFGHTGFTGIYAWVDPEEDLLYLFLSNRVLPSRENTRLYQLNTRTNIQQVLYDAIER is encoded by the coding sequence ATGAGAAATATAACATCACGCTTATTAATTTTTACAATTGCTTTTTTCGGCTTAACACTACAGGCACAGGAAAATGCTAAAAAATCGCCTGAATTCCTTCAGTACACCAACAGTAAATGGGTAGATTCTATAATGAAAGAGCTTACGCCAAAAGAGCGAATTGCTCAACTTATTATGGTGGCGGCATATTCTAACCGCGGAAATGCTCATAAAGAGGAAATCCTAAAACTGATTAATGAACAAAAAATTGGCGGATTAATATTTTTCCAGGGCGATCCTGAAACGCAATTAAAATTGATGAACGATTATCAGTTGGCTTCAGAAGTTCCTTTATTAGGAGCAATTGATGCCGAATGGGGATTGGGAATGCGATTGGACAATACCATAAGTTATCCTTATCAAATGGCGTTGGGTGCAATTCGTGACGATAGTTTGGTGTACGATTTAGGACAGGAAGTAGCCCGCCAAATAAAGCGTACGGGGCTTCATCTTAATTTCGCCCCCGTAGTAGATGTAAATAATAACCCAAACAACCCGGTAATTAATTATCGTTCTTTTGGAGAAAATAAAGAAAATGTTTCTGCAAAAGGAATTGCCTATATGCGCGGCATGCAAGACGCAAATTTGCTTACTACCGCCAAACATTTTCCCGGTCACGGCGATACCGATACCGATTCTCATTACGCGCTTCCGCAAATAAATCATCCGTTTGAAAGATTGGATTCCTTAGAAATGTACCCATTTAAAAAATTGATAGACGCCGGGATTGGCGGTGTGATGGTAGCGCATTTAAATATTCCCGCACTCGATTCTACCGGGGTGCCTTCCACTTTATCAAAGTCTATTATTACCGGTATTTTAAAAGATAGCTTAGGTTTTAAAGGTTTGATCGTAACCGATGCGATGAATATGAAAGGCGTAACCAAAGGCAACGAACCCGGCATTGTAGATAAAGATGCTATTTTAGCGGGTAACGATCTCTTAGAGTTTACAGAAGATGTTCCAAAAGCCATAGATGAGGTTAGCAAAGCAATTAAGCAAGGTTTAATTTCCCAAAAACAGCTGGATGAACGCGTAAGAAAAATCCTGGCGGTAAAACAATGGGTTGGTTTAAATGAATTTAAAACACAAAGCCCTAAAAATATACTGAAAGAGATCAACACGGCTGAAGCAAAATTTCTAAACAGAAAGCTGGTAGAAGCCTCGCTTACCGTACTAAAAAACGAAAATAGCATTTTACCAATAAGGAAGCTGGATACTTTAAAAATAGCCTCAATTTCCTTTGGAGCTTCAAAACAAACCGAATTTCAGAAAACCTTAAACCTATATACAGAAGTAAAAAACTTTCAGTTAAAAGCTGATGCAAAAGCTTCGGAAATAGAAAAAATCAGGGAGAAACTTTCAGAATATAATCTTGTAATAGGCGGGATTCATGACGATAGCCGTTTTCCGAGAAATACAATGAAATTCTCTAAACCTGTAAAGGATTTTATCGCGGAACTTTCTGAAGAAAATAATACGGTATTCAGCTATTTTAAAAATCCATATTCTATAAATAAACTTGATAAGATTGAAAATGCTGCCGGTTTGATTTTAACGTATCAGGACAGCAAAACTACCCAAGACCTGGTTGCGCAACTTATTTTTGGTGGGGTAGGAGCAAACGGAAGACTTCCGGTAAGTATTGGTGAGAAATTCAAGTCGGGAGACGGGATGGACGTTAAGGGAAAAATTAGATTTAAATATACACTTCCCGAAGATGCCGGGATGAATTCTGAAAAACTTTTTGGCGGTGTAGATTCCTTAATGCAGGAAGCTATTAAAAAAAAAGCGACGCCGGGAGGGCAAATTTTAGTCGCTAAAGATGGGAAAATCGTCTTACACAAAGCTTACGGTTACCACGAATACAGCGATACCATAAAAGTTAAGAAAACCGATTTGTATGATCTGGCTTCGGTAACCAAAATTTCTTCAGCTTTGCCGGCTTTGATGAAATTACAGGACGAAGGCAAGTTTGATTTAGATTCCGGGATAGACGATTATTTACCATATTTCAAAAATTCTAACAAAGCCGGCGTTCCTTTTCGGCAAATTCTTACGCACCAGGCCAGGTTTAAACCCTGGATTCCATATTGGAAAAATACACTTCGAAAAAACGGAAGCTATAAATGGTTTACGTTTAAGAAAGATTCCTCCAGGAGATTTCCTGTAAAAGTGAGTGAAGATTTGTGGTTACATCGTAATTACCAAAAAAAAATGTTTAAAGCCATCAAAAAATCTGAGCTGGAAGAAGAAGCGAAATATAAATATTCCGGGCTGGCTTTTTACTTGTTACCTTCTATAGTTGAAGAAATTACCGGAACAGATTTCAGGCAATATATCAATGAAAATTTTTACGATAAACTTGGTGCTACAACTTTGGGCTATAAGCCGATGGAGCGTTTCGAAAAAAGTAGGATTGTACCTACCGAGCATGATTATTTATTCCGCCGTAAAGCTATTCACGGGATGGTGCACGACGAAGGGGCGATTATGATGGGCGGGGTTTCGGCCAATGCAGGTCTTTTTTCTACAGCTAATGATCTGGCAAAACTGATGCAAATGTACCTGAATATGGGTGAATATGCCGGCGAGCGCTATATTGAAAAAGAAACCTTAGAAGAATGGAGCAAGGCACAATTTCCCGAAAACGACAATCACCGCGGAATAGGATTTGACAAACCCTATTTAAAATATAAAGGCGAAAGCAGCAACACGGCAAAAGATGCAAGCAAACTCAGTTTTGGCCATACCGGATTTACCGGAATTTACGCCTGGGTAGATCCCGAAGAAGATCTTCTTTACCTGTTTCTTTCAAATCGCGTTTTGCCATCGCGAGAAAATACTAGGCTATATCAATTAAATACACGCACCAATATTCAGCAGGTTTTGTATGATGCTATAGAAAGATAA